DNA from Chlamydiota bacterium:
TTATTCCAGATCCTAAAATGATTGCTGTCTTACTTAAAGGTGGATGCCATGCATCAATGGATCCAAGAGGTGCAACCCATGAAGATATCCTTAGAATGCGCACCCTTCCAGATCCTAAAACACAAACATTTTATTTAAAGGACGCAAGTGGAGCGGTTGTCCAAAGAGATGGGGCAGTATTTTCTACACTTCGAAAAGCAACTCTTCTAAGTGATCGGTTTTATGTAGATGCTGAATACTTAGTCCATATATGGATGCAAAATGTGGCAGGAAAGCCATGGCCTCCTACAAGTTTAAATGGAAGAATACAAAGAGATTGTCTTCTATTTTTACAATCTCCCAGAGAAAAGGTTTATTTAGAACAACAAGACGGCTTTTTTGTTGCAAGAGCAAAAGAAGCAATTAAACCTTTTGAAATCATTGGCATTTATCGTGGTAAAGTTGACCTTAGCCATAAAAAAAGGAATGAAGAACTAAAAAGAATATATCAACAAGCGCAAAAAGAAGCAGAACAAATAAGAACATCCCCTTTACAAAATTTCTCAGAATTGTTTGCCAGTCTCGCAGCTTTGCAAAAAGCACATGAGCTTACGGAAGAATCCTTTCATATTTTAGAAGAAGGGGCATGGACATTTGATTCTGTCGATGGAAGAGAATTTCGCAATCTTGTACCAGAAATTGTAGATTCTTTTCCAAATGCGGCGACATTTGGGGTGACAAATGTGTTAGGCCTGCCAAGTGTTTGTGTTTTGGTTGCTTTAGATCCAATTCCTCCAGGGGGTCTCATTTGTTACAATTACGGAATTCATCATAATGTAAAAATTTTCCCGCGCCAAGAATTTAGAAAAGAAGCTCTAGTAAAAGAAATAAAAGCACTTTTACAACAACATTCTTTTATAGAATGGATGGAGATCCTAGAGACTTTTTTTACAAAGCAACAATTGACCCCTGTTATCCCAAATTCAGAAACCGCAAAAATTTTTATAGAAAAGTTTGGTTACGTTCTTAGTACATTTTCTAGTTGCGCTTATTTAATAAGAGAAAAGATTTTAAAAATTGATGATGTCGTCAAAGTTTTTTCAAGTTCTACGATATTTGAAGATAGGGGCAGCGAGAATTATAACAAGCTTTTAATCCTTTATAAAGGCATTCAAAAAGATCCTTCTATTCTCGATGAATTAGGCGATCAAATATCCATTCTTTCTCGAACAGAGCTATTACAAAGATTTGCTCAAAAAGGCCTTCTTATACCAAACCTTTAAAGTCATTTTGTATCACTGACGCTTAAATATCCACGTACAAGTTAATTTTTTTACATGGTACTCAGACAAAAAAACCTGTTGAAATTAAGGGTTCAATCTTATAAAATATCCTCTTATGACATCAGCTTTGACATGTTTTTCACCTTTTTTAAGTACAACATTTGATGCAAACAAATTTAAAGCATCAAGAGCCAAAATACTATTTTTTGCCAACAATGGCCAAATGTCTGGTTTAGAGCACTTTGTGAAAAAAAATATCGGCATGCTCCGCCGTGTTTTCCAAATAACGTTTAATGGAAGTCAATTTAGTGTCACCGCTCTCCAGGTGGCAACAATGGCACAACGCTATGATTTTGTTGCCAAGCTCTTAGAGCATGATTGTAACAAGGACTACGCATCTAATGGCTATAGAGTTCTGCATTTTGCTGCTATGATACCTGATGCAAAAATGATTGCTGCCTTACTCAAAGGTGGATGCCATGCATCAATGGATCCAAGAGGAGCAACTCATGAAGATATTCTTAGAATGCGCACCCTTCCAGATCCTAAAACACAAACATTTTATTTAAAGGAAAGTGGAGCAGTTGTACAAAGAGATGGGACAGCATTTTCTGAACTTCGACAAGCAACTCTTCTAAGTGATCGATTTCATGTGGACCCCGAATACTTTGTCCGTGCATGGATACAAAATTGGATAGGGAGAGAACCTGACGCCTCAAGTTTACCAGGGAAGGTAAAACAAGCATGCATCGCATTTTTAAAGTCTCCTAGAGAAAGAACTTACTTAACACAACAAGGTGGTTTTTTTGTTGTAAAAGCAAAAGAACGCATTGACGTTGGCGAAATCATCGGTATCTATTATAGTAAAGTAGACTTTACCAAAGAAGCACATGATCGAAAAGTCGATCAAATAAATCATGATCAACAGCAAGCTTTAGCAAAATTTGAAGCTATGGATCCATCTTGTGCTCCTGATGAAGAAAGTTTTAAAGCTCTGATCTTAAAAAAATACGTTGAACAAACAAAAATAGAAGCCTTAGAACAAGAATATTTTGCAGTTTTAGAAAATTGTACATGGATTCTAAATACTTGTAATGGAAAGCATTTTAGAAATTCCATCCCAGAAACTGTCGACTCTTTTCCCAACGCTGCTCTCCAAATAGTATCCAATTTGTTGGGATTACAATACCTTTATGTTTTATTTGCCTTAGAAACCATTTTACCAGATGATCCTATTTGTTATTGCTACGGAATACACCATCAGATACGCAATTCTACGCCGCATCAAGAATTAAGAAGAGAAGCTTTGGAAAAAGAGATGTTAGCATTTTTACAACAGCATTCTTTTAAAGACTGGATTCTGGCTATGGAAGCTTTTATGCTAGTTGTCGAAAAAAAGAAAACTTCCATGAGTCTAGAACACAAAAAAATCATACCTGATCATGAAACCTTTAAAAGAGTTTTAGAAAAATTTGGTTACGTTCTGATTACTTTTTCTAGCTGCGCTTATTTAATAAGAAAAAGTGTTTTAAGCATCGATGATGTCCTATTTGGTCTTTCAAATCCTACTGTATGCTCAGAAATGATTGGTACAGGTCCTTATGATAAACTTTTAATGCTCTACCAAGGTGTAAAAAAAGATCCCTCCGTTCTCGATGAATTGGGAGATCAAATATTTTCTCTTAGCATAAAAGAACTCTTAGAAAGATTTGTTCAAAAAGACCTTATTTAATCATTTGTTTCGTGTCAAAAAGCCAGCTGGATTGCTGTTTTGTTAAAAGCTTGCTCTGAATCGCTGCATCTTTAAGACTAAGGTCTTTTTTGCGTGCTAGATCAAAAATGCGTGCAGCTTTTTCATGGCCAACCGCTTCATTGAGTCTGTAGGAGACAATGAGCGGATGTTTCAAATTCTCTTCTAAGCGCTCAAAATTGGGTTTAATGCCCATCAAGCACTTGTCTGAAAAATTGACAGCCACATCTGATAAGAGCTGGATTGATTGCAACAGGTTATAAATCATGAGGGGCTTGTAAGCATTGAGCTCAAATTGTCCTTGCGTCGCAGCAAAGCAAATAGATGCATCGTTGCCAATAATTTGTGCCATGACCATTAAAAGAGCTTCGATTTGCCACGGATTGGATTTTTGTGGATTGAGTGAGTGTTCATGGTTTGATGGCAGATGGATTTCAAAAAAGCCGCTATTTGGACCAGAGGCCATCAATTGTAAATCTTTGGCCATTTTATGAAGAGAAATCGCTAAGTGTCTTAAAGCTGCGCTCATTCCTACTATGGCATCGTGCGCAGAAATTTTTGAGCCTTTATTGAGTGCTGGGAAAAAAGGTAGATTAGTATTTTCTGCCAAAATTTCACAGACGCGATGCGAAAATTCTAGAGGCATATGTGTGGGCTTGCCTACAAATTCTCCACCTAGAGGTATCTCATATAGGTGCATCAAGGCTTTTTCTAAAGCTTGCATCCCAAATTCAATCTGCGTGCGATAAGATTCAAATTCATAGCCTAAAGTAATTGGCTGGACATCCATAAGGTGTGTTCTTGCAATTTTAACAACACCTTGAAATTCTTCTTCTTTGGCCTTGATGGCTGTTTGAAGCATTTGTAATTTGGGAAACAGCTCATAGATCGTTTTTGTAGCAGCAGCCACATGCATCGCTGTTGAGAAGGTGTCATTCGCAGATTGATTAAGATTGATCTCATCAAAAGGGTGGATAGCATCCTTTTTTTTGCACTTGTGTTTGGTATTGATATAGTGAGCAAGCACTTCGTTGATATTCATATTGGTATGCGCCCCATTGCCCGCCTGCCATACTTTTAGAGGAAATTGGAGATCTAGGTGTGACCTTAACACCTCATCGCACGCTTCTTCGATCCACTGATATTTTTTTTTAGAGAGCAACTTGAATTCAAAATTGGCTTTTGCAAATGTTTTTTTGATCAATGCATAAGCATAAATGATTTCTATTGGCAAATGTTCATTGCCAATTTGAAAATTGTCTAAATAGCGTTGGGTGTGAAAACCCCACAATGCTTCCTTGGGAATCTCAATGAGCCCATCAAGATCTTTTTCAGACCGAAACTCCATATCTATACCTCATCTCATCATCATTTTACTCATACATGAAAGATCGGGTATTTGACAAGCTTAAAGCAGTACAGAGGCTGTAAACGCAAAAGCAAAGAGCGCAAAGGATTCCACAATCCCCAAAGCAATCACACTTTTGCCAAAAATGCCTGGTTGCTTGGCTGTTGCTTGAATGGCCGTAGCAGCACAAAGCCCTTGATATATCGCTGAAAACAGGATAGTTAAACCAATGGCTGTTCCAATGCCCACGCCTGCAAGAGCTGTGATTTTGCCAGCCTTTAGGCTGTTATTCATCAGAAACAACAACACAACGCCATAAATGGCTTGGGAAGAGGGAATCGCTGAGATTCCTATAAATTTTCCGTGCCCTTCTTCAATGCGGCTCATCACTCCATGAGAGGCCATGCCAGCAATGGCACAGCCAATAGCTGCCCCAATACAAGACAGCGCAAGGATAATTGCAGGGCCAACTTGTGTATAATCCATTTTTTTCTCCTTATGGTTGTAAAAATTGTAGAGGTTCAAAGCGCTTGCCTTCTCCTTCAAACGAATAATGGTACCATTCTAAAAAATTCAATCTCAAGCCATGGATCACTCCTGCCATGGTTGCAAACACTAAATTCATCACATGTCCTACCAAAATGGTAATTGTACCAAACACAATGTTCATTTGAGAGCCCATTTGGTTAAAAGTGGCAGCCATTGCCATACCAGCAAAAGCAAGTGCATATAAACGTAAATAACTCAATACATCGGCAAAAATTTGAATGCTATTTGTGATTTCACTAAGCCCTTTAAGTCTTTTTTGAATAATCGCAAGCATGCATGCAAGAACAATCCCAAAAATAAAAATCTTAAATCCCACCAAAGCCGACCATTCTTTGGGAATATTAAACAAGAAATATAACATTGAAGTACCATTCACCTCACTGGGGAAATAGAGATAACCTCCAATAATAAATAAGATCCATCCAAAGTTGGCATAGTGGGAAAACGCAGTGCGCATTAAAGACAGGATTATATGAACAGCTCCAATAATCAACGAAAGCTCCAACATAATATCGCCAAAAAATTGCTTTTGCATCTCATATTTAATGCCAGCATCATCCTCATCACTTGCAGCATTCAAAATATCCGCAGGATCATTCAAATTTTGAATAGTTGGATATTTATTAGTCCATTCTTGCCATACACTGTCCTGAGCTTGTTTATGGTACATCACCTTTTTTTCAATGATCCTCTCAATGAAAGAATACTTAGCAAGAGGAGATTTTGGGCTAATACCTAATCCAAAAAAATTAAAGGTGAGCCCTCCCCAAACGATACATCCTATCGACAAAATGAAGGCGAGTTTGATAAAGCGTTTAAACGTGTCTTTTGCATCTGGGAACTTGAATTTTAAGAAAAAGGACAAAATAAGAAACACCAAACCATAGCCTGCATCAGAAATAATGATCGAAAAAAAGAAGGCAAATGCAATCAAGACCCAAAGACTTGGATCTTTGTCATGCACACCTGGTGTATCATACAAATAGACCAAATCTTCGCCCACTTTGCTCAAATTTTTATTTTCCAAGCACGTCGGAACTTTGTCTGTTTTCTCAATCACCACCTCTTCAAACATGATAGAAAAATGCTCAGTGAGTTCTTTTAATTGCTTTAGATGATTGATCGAAATAAAGCCAGAAATGGTAAACACTTTTTGATCTAAATGCTCAATAATACTTGAGCGAGCAGACTCTAAATGGTGCATATTTAAATGGTGTAAGTACCCTTCAAAGATCTGGTCAAAATATTGCGTTAAATCGCGCAAAAGTGTTTCATTTTTTTGAATCAAGACTTCTGCATCTTTTTTCTGAATCTTCAAAATATCGACAGAATGATCGAATTGCAAAGGAAGTAGGCTTTTGATCTGCATCTCTTTTTTTGAAAGCCCCAAATAGTAATAAAGATCGTATTGAGCGCCAATATAAAAGAGATTGTCACTCAGTGTTTCTAGGTGTTTTCTTGATACAAAAAACTGAAATTTGAGCCCCGCAGTTTGTTCTATCTTTTCTACTTCATACTTATCAAAATGGCCAAATGGAGCCACTTTTTCAATCTCACCATTTAAAAGTCTAAGATGTTCTTTTAAACCCACAAGTTCTTTTTCTACTCGAATGATCTCTTGGATAAGGTCCCAAGATACTTTTGTCTCATCTTTTATCTGTGGCTTTCTTTCATGTTTTTTCAAAATTTTTAGCGCTTTGATATAGTTTTTAATGTCTTGAGGCAATACTTTTTTTTGGGGAGAGGGATCGATAAATTGAACAAAACCCATCTTTTGTGCCTTTCTAAAAAAAAGCTGGACATTACTCTCTACACCCAGAAATAAGATTTTTTTGACATCATATCGCATGTTTTAACTTCTTTTTTTGAGCAGCTTTGGCTTGGCAAATAAATGCCAGTTCTAAATCTCCTAGAAACACTTTGATCTTTTTGATGTTTTCTTTTGCTCTAGGAATTAACACTTTTTCAAACAAATTTACACGGATAGAAACTTCACGCAATTCATATTCTAAGCGCTTTTTTTTATCCAATAATAGTTCCAGTTCGATTTCAATCGTTTTGATTTTATGAATAAAAAAAACAACTGTATCAACAATAGGATGCGTATTGAACATACTGTAGTTGAGCTCTTTGAAAATGAGTTTGTTGAGCACTTTGATTGATACACCTGCAATGTTTTCTGTTCTTGTATCTAAGCGCTCAACGTGCGCAATATCTTTGATAGACACACCACCTAAATCACTAAACAGGTAGGCAAATTCTATGATCTTTTGTTTTAGTTCGTCAAATTCGATCATTTTTTGATCATATGCAAGAACTGTTTCATTCACCTCATGTTGGAGCAGAGATTTTTTAAGCTGCAATGTGGGCAGGTATTTTTCCAATTGACCCAGTTTATACTGCCAAGATCTAAGTTCATTTTTTGTTAATTTTAAACGCATTAGCTACTCACTTTGCCAATATTTTTCTACAAACGCCTGTTTGATACCAATCTCATCTGGTCTAAAACATTGAGATAGCGTCTTCCAACCAAGATCGAGCGCCTCTTCTAAAGGCAAGTTGACTTTCAAATTCATCATGCGATCTTCAAACAAAATAGAATAGGATAAAAGCTTTTCATCCCATTGTGAAAGTTTAAAACCCATAGCTCTTCTTTCTTTTGCTTTTAAAGAATCTGCATAAAGCCGAATCATGGTATTGGCTAAATCTCCATGATCTTCTCTTGTCACTTTCCCAATCACTTGCTGTTTCAATCTTGATAAAGAACCAAAAGGGTTGATCTGGCCATCAATAAGATAGAATTGCCCTTCTGTAATGTATCCCGTATTATCTGGAATAGGGTGAGTCACATCATTTCCTGGCATTGTGGTGACAGAAATAATCGTAATTGATCCCGAAGCATCAATATCGACAGCTTTTTCATACCTGAGTGCTAAATCTGAATATAGAGAACCTGGATAACCTCGATTAGAGGGAACTTGGTCCATTGTAATAGCAATTTCTTTGATGCTATCTGCAAAAGCCGTCATATCTGTTAACAGCACGAGCACATCAAGATTTTGCACGGCATATTTTTCGGCGCACGCAAGTGCCATATCAGGCACAAGTAAACATTCAACAGGAGAATCGGTGGCTTTGTGAATAAACATCACCGTTTTATCCATCGATCCCGATTTTTCCGCATTTTCAATAAAGGCCATGTAATCATCAAAACGCAGTCCCATGCCACCGATGATGACCACATCCGCATCCGTTTGGTTGGCAATACGCATAAGCAATTCATTATAGGGCTCCCCTGCTACAGAGAAAATGGGGATTTTTTGGGATTTGACAAGACAGTTAAACACATCAATCATCGGAATGTTTGTTCTGACCTGTTCATGAGGCACAATTCTTCTTACAGGATTAAATGTGGGTGTATTGATTTCAATCTCTTCTCCAACAATATCAGGTCCATTATCGATGGGTTTGCCCATTCCATTCAATCTACGGCCCATGAGTTTTTCACCAAATGTCACTCGCATCAAATGAGAGAGAAAAGTCACGCGATTTCCTGTGGAAATGCCACGCGTTTCTTCAAAGACCTGAATGGTCACTTTGTCTTTTTCAAAACGCAATACAGAGCCTAAGACCAACTGCTTGTTATTTTTTTCAATCTGACAAAGTTCGCCTAATTTGATATCTTCCGCCCGAACTGTGATCAAACTTCCCCGCACATCTTCAATACGCTCATAAATACGCTTCACGTGTTAACTCCTTACTTTATCCAAAGAGATCTCTTCGATTTTTTTCAAAATCTGTTTTTTTTGTTTTGTGTATGCTTCACTTTTGAAAGATAGATAATTAAAGTTCTTCATTTCATTTTGAAGTATTAAAAAATAGTCCCTTGCTTGGTCTTTATCTTCAAAAGCATTGGGCATCTCAAAAATCTTTATCATAATGGAAAAAAGTTCCAGCTGGCGTTCCATAGGACAATAGGTATCCACTTTATCAAAGGCATTTTGTTGAAGGTAGCAAAAATCATATAACTCACCTTTTAAGTAAATTATCATGTCTTCTAGGGCAACACCTTCTTCTCCGACAACCTCCATACGCTTTTGAATCTCGTCTGCCATTTGTAAAATTTCGTGTGCTTTTCTTACATGCCCTTCCCAATTGCTAATAAATTTTTCGAGATCTTTTGAAGTAACACTTAAATATTTTGACCAGGATATCAAAGGATCGATGGCAGGATAGCGACGCGCATCGGAACGCACGCGAGAAAGCCCTAAAAAAGCCCCGACAACAGAAAGCGTAGCTTGCGTCACAGGCTCTTCAAAGTTTCCACCTGCAGGCGACACCGTAGCACCAATTGTCATTGAACCCACTTTTCCATCTAACACGCTCAATACGCCAGCTCTTTCATAAAAACTTGCAATACGAGATGCCAAGTATGCCGGAAAAGCTTCTTCACCTGGAATTTCTTCGAGTCTGCCACTCATCTCACGCAAAGCTTGTGCCCATCTTGAGGTGGAATCCGCAAGTAAAAGTACATGCAAGCCCATTTGCCGGTAGTATTCTGCAATCGTCGCTCCCATATAAATGCTAGCTTCTCTAGCAGCCACAGGCATAGAGCTTGTATTACAGATGATCACGGTACGTGTCATCAACGATTCTCCTGTATGAGGATCGATTAAGTGAGGGAATGTTTTGAGCATATCGACAACTTCACCAGCTCTTTCTCCACAAGCACAAACAATCACAATATCGACGTTGGAATATTTAGAAAGGTGGTGTTGTAAGACGGTTTTTCCCGCACCAAAGGGACCTGGAGAACAAAATGTCCCTCCCTTCAGAACAGGAAACTGCGTATCGATGACTCTTTCTCCTGTTGACATCATCTCTTTTGGCTTTTGCTTTTCTCCTTCTTGAAGCGCAAATTTTACAGGCCAACGTTGTAACATCGTCACTTCGATGACTTGACCTTCTTGATCTTCTAATTTAGCAATCACTTCTTCGATGGTATAACTTGCCTTTCGAGCCATCCATGTGATCTTATGGGTTCCAAACAAAACAAAAGGAACCATGATATGGTGAGAAAAATGCAGCTCTTGCGTCGTGCCTAAAGAATCTCCTCTTTTGACCACCTCTCCAACATTCTTTCCTGGATGAAATTCCCATTTTCTTTTGCGATCAAGAGAAGGTATGTACAATCCGCGTGGCAAGAAATTCCCTGCTTCATCGGCAATTTTCTCTAAAGGGTTTTGCAAGCCATCAAAAATAGAGGTGAGCAATCCAGGTCCTAATTCTGCTTCTAGAAGTTCTTTTGTAAATGTGACCTTGTTTCCAAGTTTGACTCCACTGAGATCTTCAAAAACTTGTGCTTTAACAACACCTTTTTGTATTTCAATGACCTCTGCTTTTAAAGAAACATTTTCAACTTGAACATAGCAAATCTCTCCTTGTCTTACATCGCCTTCAAAGGCAACATGAACAAGGTTTCCAAATGCAAAAATAACTTTTCCTTTCGCAGCTTTCATTTTTAACCTCTAAAATAACATCTTTAAAAACTCTTCTTGCACATAAGATCTATAGAGTTTTTCAAGCAAAATAAATTGTGCAAAATAAATAAAAAAATACTCTTTTCCTAAAAAAACAGATTTCTGTGCTTCTAGTTTATTAAATAGAAACTTTATTGTCTCGAAATAGAGTTTTTTAGGATCTTCAAAATACGTATCAAAAATAGGTTTTAACTTTTCAAATCCATCTACAGGTTGAAATTCTGCCACGTCCCTTTGCGTTAAAATGTGATGCACAATTTCATCTTTTGTATCTTCAAACTCAAGCTCTCGATCTACATTTCGTTGGATTTTTTTGCATCGAAATGCCACTTGCATCAATGTGAAGGTACGAAGCAAATGATAAAATTTTTTTAAAAACCCATTGCCTTCAAGCTTTTCTCGATAAAACCTAGCTAAAAGCTCTGGAAAGTGTTTTTTTTGCTCTTCAGGATTTTGGTAATCGGAAAAGAAATCAAAAATATAGCTAGGTAAAGACTCTAAATGCAACAAGTCTTGCAGCTGCTTTTTATTATAATTCCCAAAGTTTGAAATGGTATAGCCATATAATTGACGCTGCAGGTTAAAAAGATCGAAAAGCTCACGGATTTGCCAAATGATTTTTTTATCATTTCTAGAAAAATTTAACTCAATTAAATCCATAAGTTCTTCAAATGCGATGCTAGGTTCTTGATGGATATTCAAGCGAGGCAGGGAAGAAGAGACAAATACATAGTACATAAGCTACCTTAAAAGCTCGTGAAATTCTTTTCTCAAAAATTTTAAAAGTAAATCAAAGATGGCTTTATCTGACATATCGATCGTCAAGTATTGATCTTTAATTTTGACAAGAGCTCCCCCTTCTAATCCTTCTAGCTGAATCACATTTGCCTCAATTTTTTTTACAAAATCTTGGGTAAAATAGGAAAAAAGTTTTTTCAAATCTGTGTGTTTTGAAACATCGATTTCTACATTGGAGAGCGTTTCAAAATCAGAGGCAAGACTTTTGATAAATTCTGCGACAATACTTTCTTCTTGAGCTTGTTTTTGGATAGAAAGAAGGACGCTTTTTTTAAAAAATCCTTTTTCTAGTTCTTGTTTCAAATAATCCATCGTTTGTTGTTTTGCAGAATCAATCGCTTTTTTAAAAATACCAAGGCGCTGATCTATTTCTCCTTGCGCTGACTGTATGATTTTTTCTTTTTCTTCATGACCTTCTCTTATAAGCTGATCGTACATTGTTTTTGCTTGATGCTCGATATCTTCTTTTTCTTTTAGGACAGGGTCGAGTGTCTCTTTTTTGATCTGATCACAAATTTTTTGAATTTTGTGTTCTTGATTGAATAAATCTTTCATCTTATACTTCCGTTAAGTTTGTCTATAGTTTGGGACAAATGCGAGTTTTTTTCAATAAAAGATTGTTTCAAACAAAGAGTTTGGGCAAAATGAAAAAAAAGCGTAGGAAAATGAAAAAAATTGTTGTTTTTCTAGTTTCTGTGATGCTTGTTTTACCTAACATGTCATTTGCAGGTAGACTCAATAAAGAACGGATGCCAGATCCCATTGATGAAAAGAAGCCTTCTGCTGTTTCAAAAGCCTATTGGTCTGCAAACACATGGGCTTCTGCAGACAGCGTTACAACAGGAATTGGAACAGATATGATAAAGTGGGGGTTTGGTTTAAGTGTCGTGTTTGCCATTTTAACACTGATTTTTTCTATTGGAGAACAAGGACAGCATGCACATGTACATAATGGTGATGACTCTGGCTTATGAAATGGTTATTTTATCTCTTCTGTCCGCTTGTTTTTGCCACCTATCCTATTTTCGACCTTCCACAAGATTATAATCTCTATCCTAGAAAAGAGAATCAGCTTAACTATTTTGTCTATTCTAAGAATTCCAAAATTTCCATCAATTATTCCACACAACTCACTCCCCTAAAACTGCATGAATATGTAGAAAAGGTCAAAGAATCTTACCTCAAAGATTCTAACTTTGAATGCAAAATATTGGGCGCCCTGAGCGCCAAAAATATCACAGGAACCCTGATTCAAATCAATGTTGAAAAAACGCCTTTTGGAAGTATGCAACTTTGGCAATGGATCTGTTTAGATAATCATGTGATTTATGTTTTGACAGCATCTGCGCCACAAGATTTGTTTACTGAGCATGCAAAAATCTTTCAAAAAGTCTTAGAATCGTTTACTCTTGTTGAAGATCCCCTAACGCTTGTCTCTATCAAAAAACAAGAAGCTCTCAAAACGGCCATTAAAAATGTTGTTGTGCAAGGTAAAAAATACCAACAAGATTTTTTAGAAGATCAAAAATTTCAATCCGATGTATGGATTCCATTCAAGCACTTTTTAATTGAAAACTTCGATGAAAAAGGGTTTTTATTCATGCACGCAATTTTAGATCACACAAAAAAACAGATTGAGACACCATGAAATTTCTTTTACCTTTTTTGCTCATTCTATGCTCCTTCCAAGCTCAAAGAATCCAAGGCCACAACAAACATCAAAGCTTTGCCAAAATCACTCTTCCTTCTTTAGAAACTCCTTCTGTATATCTAGAAATCATCAAAGACCAAACAGGTTTTGCTTTTTGGATCTGCAAAGAAAAAGGGCGTTTTGAAAAAATTGCTTCTCATGTGCCCATTTTTGTCTATTCTTCAAAAAAACAGATTTTCTTGCCTCTTTTAATGAGGGGCGATCAAAAACTAAAACTCGAAAAAGAGGATGTGGATACTCTACTCCAATTAGAAGATAAAACACTCACACTTGTATGTGATGGTAACACTTTTCATGTAGATAAAAATTTACTCAAGCACATCAAACACCATCATAAGCGCATATCGCTGCCCACATTTGACATTGAAGTGCCCACACATTAGACTGGGAAAAAAACGGGTGAGGTCATATGAGTAGTTTAGATGAGTTAAAAAAACACACAACTGTTGTTGCAGATACAGGCGATTTTGAATCGATTAAAAAATATAATCCACAAGATGCCACAACCAATCCCTCTTTGATTCTAAAAGCAGCTCAAGATCCTCAATATGAAGCGATCATCAAAAAAGCTATCTCGGATGGAAAAACAGCTGGTTCAAAAGAAGAGCAAATGCATTCTATCATCGATCACATCATGGTCGGTTTTGGATGCGAAATTTTAAAAATTGTTCCTGGCCGCGTATCTACAGAAGTAGACGCCAGGCTTTCTTTTGATTCTCAAGGCTCCATTAAAAAAGCGCATACGTTAATCGATCTTTACAAAAAACAAGGGATTGAAAAAGAACGCATTCTCATTAAGCTTGCCTCAACCTGGGAAGGTTGCATGGCTGCAAAAGAGCTTGAAAAACAAGGCATTCATTGCAATATGACGCTCATGTTTTCTTTACCTCAAGCCATTGTGTGTGCTGATGTCAATGCGACTTTGGTCTCTCCTTTTGTTGGA
Protein-coding regions in this window:
- the atpE gene encoding V-type proton ATPase subunit E — its product is MKDLFNQEHKIQKICDQIKKETLDPVLKEKEDIEHQAKTMYDQLIREGHEEKEKIIQSAQGEIDQRLGIFKKAIDSAKQQTMDYLKQELEKGFFKKSVLLSIQKQAQEESIVAEFIKSLASDFETLSNVEIDVSKHTDLKKLFSYFTQDFVKKIEANVIQLEGLEGGALVKIKDQYLTIDMSDKAIFDLLLKFLRKEFHELLR
- the tal gene encoding Transaldolase, encoding MSSLDELKKHTTVVADTGDFESIKKYNPQDATTNPSLILKAAQDPQYEAIIKKAISDGKTAGSKEEQMHSIIDHIMVGFGCEILKIVPGRVSTEVDARLSFDSQGSIKKAHTLIDLYKKQGIEKERILIKLASTWEGCMAAKELEKQGIHCNMTLMFSLPQAIVCADVNATLVSPFVGRILDWHKAKENKDFAPEEDPGVYSVKEIFNYYKKFDYKTEIMGASFRNNGEITELAGCDLLTISPNLLEELSQMNQPVEKKLDSEKAKQEAIEKLSLDEKAFRLAFNDNAMAVEKLSEGIRKFSQDLVTLEKKLETML